Proteins found in one Quercus robur chromosome 2, dhQueRobu3.1, whole genome shotgun sequence genomic segment:
- the LOC126714853 gene encoding U3 small nucleolar RNA-associated protein 18 homolog produces MSLISQNIPPKSKAKKTKREDINDLSSMQGNEDAQNEYLDVSRMNKKKKKKEHNEENEKLVIEQEREMKKLENSLFGSLYSPVEFGKEDKEEIQDKLEKGSTLFIMDRSANSMLSVHEEDAELSEISNDELETKQRKPVWVDEEEDKTEINIAKVNRLRKLRKEEDESLISGSDYVLRLRAQHIKLNPGTEWAQFDSRSRNDTSFDDESSDEENGAVLSHNYKNVEAVEDILQTNENLVVRSSTKLLPGRLEYSRLVDANAEDPSNAPINSVQFHRNAQLLLTAGLDRRLRFFQIDGKRNTKIQSIFLDDCPIRKASFLPDGSQVIVAGRRKFFYSFDLVKAKVDKIGPLVGREEKSLEVFEVSPDSSTIAFVGNEGYILLVSTKTKELIGTLKMNGTARSLAFADDGQQLLSSGGDGQVYHWDLRTRACFHKAVDAGCINSTSLSTSPNGKLFAAGSDSGIVNVYNREEFLGGKRKPIKTIENLTTKVDFLKFNNDAQILAISSSMKKNSLKLIHVPSFTVFSNWPPLKKSLQYPLCLDFSPGGGFMAMGNAGGKVLLYKLHHYNHA; encoded by the coding sequence ATGAGTTTAATATCGCAAAATATTCCCCCCAAAAGTAAAGCTAAAAAGACTAAAAGGGAGGATATCAATGACCTCTCCTCCATGCAAGGGAATGAAGATGCTCAAAACGAATATTTGGATGTTTCAAGGatgaataagaaaaagaaaaagaaagaacacaatgaAGAGAATGAGAAGCTAGTAATTGAGCAAGAAAGAGAAATGAAGAAGCTTGAAAACTCTTTGTTTGGATCTCTATATTCCCCTGTTGAGTTCGGGAAGGAAGATAAGGAAGAGATTCAAGACAAGCTTGAGAAAGGTTCTACTTTATTCATAATGGATCGTTCTGCAAATAGCATGCTTTCTGTTCATGAAGAGGATGCAGAATTATCAGAAATAAGCAATGACGAGCTAGAAACTAAGCAAAGAAAACCAGTCTGGGTGGATGAGGAAGAGGATAAAACCGAAATAAATATTGCTAAAGTTAATAGATTAAGGAAATTGAGGAAGGAAGAGGATGAGAGTTTGATTTCAGGTTCAGACTATGTGTTGAGACTGAGGGCTCAGCATATTAAGCTGAACCCTGGCACAGAGTGGGCCCAATTTGATTCAAGGTCAAGGAATGATACatcttttgatgatgaatcATCGGATGAAGAAAATGGGGCAGTACTGTCCCATAATTACAAGAATGTTGAAGCTGTTGAAGATATCCTTCAAACAAATGAAAACCTAGTTGTGAGGAGCAGCACTAAGTTGTTGCCTGGACGTCTTGAATATTCAAGACTTGTAGATGCAAATGCAGAGGATCCTTCAAATGCTCCAATAAATTCAGTTCAGTTCCATCGAAATGCGCAGCTGCTACTAACTGCAGGATTGGATCGAAGACTTAGATTTTTTCAGATTGATGGCAAACGGAATACCAAGATACAAAGTATCTTCCTTGATGATTGCCCCATTCGAAAGGCATCTTTCTTGCCTGATGGGTCTCAGGTTATTGTAGCTGGAAGGAGAAAGTTCTTCTATAGCTTTGATTTAGTGAAAGCAAAAGTTGATAAAATTGGCCCCCTGGTTGGCAGGGAGGAGAAAAGCTTGGAAGTTTTTGAGGTTTCCCCTGATTCAAGTACAATTGCCTTTGTGGGAAATGAAGGTTATATCTTGCTGGTTTCTACCAAAACAAAGGAACTGATCGGGACACTAAAGATGAATGGAACAGCTCGTTCTTTAGCTTTTGCTGATGATGGTCAGCAATTATTGAGCTCTGGTGGTGATGGCCAGGTCTACCATTGGGACTTGAGAACAAGGGCTTGCTTCCATAAGGCTGTTGATGCAGGTTGCATAAACAGTACTAGTCTTTCAACTTCCCCAAATGGAAAATTGTTTGCAGCTGGTTCAGACAGTGGGATTGTGAATGTTTACAACAGAGAGGAGTTCTTAGGGGGCAAGAGAAAGCCTATCAAGACCATAGAAAATCTAACCACCAAAGTGGACTTTCTGAAATTTAACAATGATGCTCAAATATTGGCTATTTCATCTAGCATGAAGAAGAACAGCTTAAAGTTGATACATGTTCCATCATTTACGGTGTTCTCAAACTGGCCTCCCCTCAAGAAGTCCCTACAATATCCACTATGTTTGGATTTCAGTCCTGGTGGTGGTTTCATGGCCATGGGAAATGCTGGTGGAAAAGTTTTGTTATACAAGCTGCATCATTACAATCATGCTTAA
- the LOC126714857 gene encoding polygalacturonase At1g48100-like encodes MSRSNLKGLTLVLLIALFVWSSSFENCGASQSYIPQPRHWNYAIFNVLEYGAKGNGYADDTKAFEAAWAAACKVEGSTMVVPYGFVFLVKPITFSGPNCQPNIQFQLDGKIIAPTSSQPWGSGLLQWLQFKNLKGITILGKGVIDGQGSDWWNDNGRMPSTKPTALRFYGSKAVTVSGITIQNSARTHLKFDNCIGVQVFDIRISAPSDSPNTDGIHLQNSQDVTIYRANLACGDDCISIQTGCSNIYIHNINCGPGHGISIGALGAGKTKACVSNIIVRDVTLHNTLTGVRIKTWQGGYGSVQGITFSNIQVYEVEIPIMIDQFYCASDKSKCRNDTSAVAVSGINYVNIWGTYTVKPLHFACSNSLPCTGLSLANIELTPLPSYNFELCGSFCWKANGTLRTRTVPPIDCLMPSKLSSTRVQSYGNSCWV; translated from the exons ATGAGTAGGTCTAACCTTAAAGGGCTTACATTAGTTCTTCTCATTGCCTTGTTTGTTTGGTCTTCAAGCTTTGAGAATTGCGGTGCTTCGCAAAGTTACATACCGCAACCAAGACATTGGAACTATGCCATCTTTAATGTACTAGAGTATGGTGCTAAAGGCAATGGATATGCCGACGACACAAAG GCATTTGAAGCAGCATGGGCAGCAGCTTGCAAAGTGGAAGGATCAACCATGGTTGTTCCATATGGATTTGTGTTCCTCGTCAAACCAATCACTTTCTCTGGCCCAAATTGTCAACCAAACATTCAATTTCAG TTGGATGGCAAAATTATAGCCCCTACAAGCTCTCAACCTTGGGGTTCAGGTCTCTTACAATGGCTGCAATTCAAAAATCTTAAAGGAATTACAATTTTAGGAAAAGGTGTTATAGATGGACAAGGCTCAGACTGGTGGAATGACAATGGAAGAATGCCAAGCACCAAACCAACG GCATTGAGGTTTTATGGAAGTAAAGCTGTGACAGTAAGCGGCATAACGATACAAAACAGTGCTAGAACCCACCTCAAATTTGACAATTGCATAGGTGTTCAGGTTTTCGACATACGTATTTCAGCCCCATCTGATAGCCCCAATACAGATGGAATTCACCTACAAAACTCTCAAGATGTAACCATTTACAGAGCTAATCTTGCATGTG GAGATGATTGCATATCCATACAAACTGGATGCTCAAATATTTATATACACAACATCAACTGTGGACCTGGACATGGAATCAGCATTGGAGCACTGGGAGCGGGTAAAACCAAAGCTTGTGTTTCAAATATCATCGTCCGAGATGTCACACTGCATAATACACTGACTGGTGTCAGAATAAAGACATGGCAG GGAGGCTACGGTTCTGTCCAAGGAATCACATTCTCAAACATTCAAGTTTATGAAGTTGAAATTCCAATCATGATCGACCAATTTTACTGTGCTAGCGACAAAAGCAAATGCCGTAATGATACATCAGCTGTGGCAGTGTCAGGCATAAACTATGTGAATATATGGGGAACATACACAGTAAAACCTTTACATTTTGCCTGCAGTAACAGTTTGCCATGCACCGGTCTATCTCTGGCTAACATAGAACTAACACCACTTCCAAGTTATAACTTCGAATTGTGTGGCTCTTTCTGTTGGAAAGCAAATGGAACACTGAGAACTAGGACTGTCCCTCCAATTGATTGTTTGATGCCAAGCAAGCTATCAAGCACTAGAGTTCAGTCTTATGGTAATTCTTGCTGGGTTTAG
- the LOC126714858 gene encoding peptide deformylase 1B, chloroplastic/mitochondrial has protein sequence MACKTWLHSFSFVPILHRRSSTLPAMSHLLNRSSQSGRLFSSSANRPSPPPTIPVHAQAKRGFSSKNDDVAVATPEDVRFEAPLKIVEYPDPILRAKNKRIDSFDDNLQKLVHEMFDVMYKTDGIGLSAPQVGINVQLMVFNPVGERGEGEEIVLVNPRVYKYSKKMVLFNEGCLSFPGIYADVVRPETVKIDARDIKGARFTVSLSDLPARVFQHEFDHLQGILFFDRMSDEVLDSIRTELQALEKKYEEKTGLASPERIETRQRKKAAAGFGKS, from the exons ATGGCTTGCAAGACTTGGCTCCACTCATTTTCTTTCGTCCCCATTCTCCATCGCCGCTCCTCCACTCTTCCCGCCATGTCTCACCTTCTCAACCGCTCATCCCAATCCGGTCGGCTATTTTCCTCCTCCGCGAACCggccatcaccaccaccaacaattcCTGTCCACGCGCAAGCCAAGCGCGGCTTCTCATCCAAAAACGACGACGTCGCCGTAGCTACTC CTGAGGATGTTCGATTTGAAGCGCCATTGAAAATAGTGGAATATCCAGACCCTATTCTGAGGGCGAAGAACAAGCGAATCGATTCGTTCGACGATAATTTGCAGAAACTCGTCCACGAAATGTTCGACGTTATGTATAA AACTGATGGCATTGGCCTCTCAGCACCTCAAGTAGGAATTAATGTTCAACTCATGGTGTTTAATCCTGTTGGAGAACGTGGTGAAGGAGAGGAAATTGTTCTTGTAAATCCAAGAGTATACAAATATTCCAAGAAAATGGTGCTTTTTAATGAAGGTTGCCTGTCCTTCCCAGGGATTTATGCTGATGTTGTG AGACCAGAAACTGTGAAGATTGACGCACGGGACATTAAAGGAGCAAGGTTTACTGTCAGCTTGTCTGATCTTCCTGCACGAGTGTTCCAGCATGAATTTGACCATTTGCAG GGTATTCTATTCTTTGATAGAATGAGTGATGAAGTTCTTGATAGTATTCGCACAGAGCTACAG GCTCTAGAAAAGAAGTACGAGGAGAAGACAGGATTGGCAAGCCCTGAAAGAATAGAAACCCGCCAAAggaagaaggctgctgctggTTTTGGAAAATCTTGA
- the LOC126714859 gene encoding ADP-ribosylation factor 1-like isoform X2, translating to MGLTFTKLFSKLFAKREMRILMVGLDAAGKTTILYKLKLGEIVTTIPTIGFNVETVEYKNISFTVWDVGGQDKIRPLWRHYFQNTQGLIFVVDSNDRDRVVEARDELHRMLNEDELREAVLLVFANKQDLPNAMNAAEITDKLGLHSLRQRHWYIQSTCATSGEGLYEGLDWLSNNIASKA from the exons ATGGGGCTGACATTTACGAAGCTGTTTAGCAAGCTTTTTGCGAAGAGAGAAATGAGAATTCTGATGGTAGGTCTCGATGCTGCTGGTAAAACTACCATTTTATACAAGCTCAAGCTCGGTGAAATCGTTACTACCATCCCTACCATCG GATTTAATGTGGAAACAGTGGAATATAAAAACATCAGTTTCACCGTTTGGGATGTTGGTGGTCAAGACAAG ATCCGTCCATTGTGGAGGCACTACTTCCAAAACACTCAGGGTCTTATTTTTGTGGTTGATAGCAATGACAGGGATCGTGTTGTTGAGGCAAGGGATGAGTTGCACAGGATGTTGAATGAG GATGAACTCAGGGAGGCTGTTTTGCTTGTATTTGCCAACAAACAAGATCTGCCTAATGCAATGAATGCTGCAGAGATAACTGACAAGCTTGGCTTGCATTCTCTCCGCCAACGCCACTG GTACATTCAGAGCACATGTGCAACTTCTGGAGAGGGTCTCTATGAGGGGTTGGATTGGCTTTCCAACAATATTGCTAGCAAG GCATGA
- the LOC126714859 gene encoding ADP-ribosylation factor 1-like isoform X1 — protein sequence MGLTFTKLFSKLFAKREMRILMVGLDAAGKTTILYKLKLGEIVTTIPTIGFNVETVEYKNISFTVWDVGGQDKIRPLWRHYFQNTQGLIFVVDSNDRDRVVEARDELHRMLNEDELREAVLLVFANKQDLPNAMNAAEITDKLGLHSLRQRHWYIQSTCATSGEGLYEGLDWLSNNIASKAST from the exons ATGGGGCTGACATTTACGAAGCTGTTTAGCAAGCTTTTTGCGAAGAGAGAAATGAGAATTCTGATGGTAGGTCTCGATGCTGCTGGTAAAACTACCATTTTATACAAGCTCAAGCTCGGTGAAATCGTTACTACCATCCCTACCATCG GATTTAATGTGGAAACAGTGGAATATAAAAACATCAGTTTCACCGTTTGGGATGTTGGTGGTCAAGACAAG ATCCGTCCATTGTGGAGGCACTACTTCCAAAACACTCAGGGTCTTATTTTTGTGGTTGATAGCAATGACAGGGATCGTGTTGTTGAGGCAAGGGATGAGTTGCACAGGATGTTGAATGAG GATGAACTCAGGGAGGCTGTTTTGCTTGTATTTGCCAACAAACAAGATCTGCCTAATGCAATGAATGCTGCAGAGATAACTGACAAGCTTGGCTTGCATTCTCTCCGCCAACGCCACTG GTACATTCAGAGCACATGTGCAACTTCTGGAGAGGGTCTCTATGAGGGGTTGGATTGGCTTTCCAACAATATTGCTAGCAAGGCAAGTACATGA